From Drosophila yakuba strain Tai18E2 chromosome 2L, Prin_Dyak_Tai18E2_2.1, whole genome shotgun sequence, one genomic window encodes:
- the LOC6529027 gene encoding chaoptin isoform X2, giving the protein MHLYLVLISCLVNSSHCWQFDGGGGHRRPRNTGRGPPSSSGGRGSAALLGSQQQDILYACPLNSMCQCAGLPNETSTLIEINCNEVALYKFPEFMHSSVRYIEMSNTHLQSVDDETFQGLRLKTLKLIDNELQDISERSFSTMTHSLMTLDISGNKMQHLPLDALQRLHSLSRLVAQRNHITTLDGNWDAQHDTLRSLHLSDNDITEVAPRGGSVEVISQNDNSSQPSSLAAVQTRLESSNSINPPSPSSGDRATGGRPFEQLQKLLWLDLSNNRIYQVAGNYLPRSLVTMDLSSNLLTVFPQQLFEQLPELRIVSLRDNLIRSVQWKELQVRPLRMHLERLDLGQNCIESLESDYFQQNYSDVHLRALNLEQNFVTQLPEAVFKATGIAHLVLAFNAISRVHPSAFEGLTDTLEYLDLERNRLTTVPVALSSLQHLKYLYLTSNQISQLNNLPSFTENLRVLSLSGNNFTMIPVLGLKNYTQLSYLNMGYNSITDIPEGIFAVDSWGSNLQTILLRNNKITHLHLGSFAGLDQIQEISLSFNDITIHHPLVFENVSKTLKILELSFAVFPARSLESLDPLDALLPLSQLIWLGLDNNNLKQVSNESFAQMRELSYINLSFNQLKTLPRGLFQSEAHSHLVEIDLSYNALERLDSQTFNSLGDLQTLNLQSNRLRTIARHAFHNLEFLRYLDLSYNRLVNISHGAFTVLPNLAALDMMHNQLCSLSLKSFLYVSNTTTPLRLNVSHNHIASFYDELSSYMYIYQLDISHNHVTKSDSFTNLANTLRFLNLAHNQLGSLQSHAFGDLEFLEILNVAHNNLTSLRRRSFQGLNSLQELDLSHNQLEQLQVEQFSNLRKLRILRINSNRLRALPREVFMNTRLEYLDIAENQLSVWPVPAFTDIGFTLRSIQMSHNNLEYLDASMFINSQFLYDISLARNRITILPDNTFSFLNNLTNLDLSQNPLVTTNLREVFVHTPRLRKLSIHHMGLYVLPPLKLPLLSYLDVSGNYLQELSPLGSLRHLRHVNVSHNKLTNASCAAEHLPQSVRVLDLAHNPLRRITLHDLASLRHLAELNILDVKVTNPQAFSKLRSLRKLHASSHANLGEIVARIPGLQQLRVHCLEPNIGPQLFAKLANNTKIRLLELYGSNVQTIAPDVFTGLSRSQRLQVKISHTRISDLPPGIFYTLREVPHLSIDISHNRINALAADSFYPNKSYWDAVGTRSIMGGLITSHNPLECECGLVWFGHWLRRWLRESAQIKVIQKDDLKRMVQRARANTCHEPTSGRHLPILEIFPEDLLCQASALSSSGQRIFLLSFAMALLIPIVMTTMTL; this is encoded by the exons ATGCATCTGTATCTGGTGCTGATCTCATGCCTGGTGAACTCCTCGCACTGCTGGCAGTTCGACGGCGGAGGTGGCCACCGCAGGCCAAGGAACACCGGCCGGGGTCCACCGTCCTCGTCCGGAGGCAGGGGATCCGCCGCCCTGTTGGGCTCACAGCAGCAGGACATCCTCTACGCCTGTCCACTCAACTCCATGTGCCAGTGCGCCGGTCTGCCCAACGAGACAAGCACCCTGATTGAGATTAATTGCAACGAGGTGGCCCTGTACAAGTTTCCAG AGTTCATGCACAGTAGTGTGCGCTACATCGAGATGTCCAACACACATCTGCAAAGTGTCGACGATGAGACCTTCCAGGGATTGCGTCTTAAGACACTAAAGCTAATCGACAACGAACTGCAGGATATATCCGAGCGGAGTTTCAG CACGATGACCCACTCGCTCATGACTTTGGATATATCTGGCAACAAGATGCAGCACCTGCCACTGGATGCACTGCAGCGATTGCATTCCCTCTCGCGACTGGTGGCGCAACG CAATCACATCACCACCTTGGATGGCAACTGGGATGCCCAGCATGACACTCTTCGATCTCTACATTTATCCGACAACGATATAACCGAAGTGGCGCCGAGAGGTGGATCAGTGGAAGTAATTTCCCAAAACGACAACAGCTCCCAGCCTTCCAGTTTGGCCGCTGTGCAGACCAGACTAGAATCGAGTAATTCCATTAACCCACCATCTCCGAGTTCTGGTGATCGGGCGACAGGGGGTCGTCCCTTCGAGCAGTTGCAAAAACTACTTTGGCTGGATTTGTCCAACAATCGGATCTACCAAGTGGCCGGGAACTATCTGCCGCGTTCCCTGGTCACCATGGACCTGTCCAGTAATCTGCTTACAGTTTTCCCCCAGCAGCTCTTCGAACAACTGCCGGAGTTGCGAATTGTCAGTTTAAGGGACAACCTTATACGGAGTGTGCAGTGGAAAGAACTTCAGGTGAGGCCACTGCGAATGCACCTGGAACGCCTGGATCTCGGTCAGAACTGCATTGAAAGCCTGGAGTCCGACTATTTCCAGCAGAACTATTCAGATGTTCATCTGAGAGCTTTGAATTTAGAGCAGAACTTTGTCACCCAGCTGCCAGAGGCGGTGTTTAAGGCCACGGGCATAGCCCACCTAGTACTGGCCTTCAATGCGATCAGTCGAGTGCATCCATCGGCCTTTGAGGGTCTCACAGACACTCTGGAGTATCTGGATCTGGAGAGAAACCGACTCACCACCGTGCCTGTGGCCTTATCCTCACTGCAGCACCTAAAGTACCTCTATCTGACCTCCAATCAGATTAGCCAGCTGAACAATCTTCCCTCGTTCACTGAAAATTTACGCGTTCTTAGTCTGAGTGGCAATAATTTCACCATGATCCCTGTTCTCGGCCTGAAAAACTACACACAGCTTTCGTACTTGAACATGGGTTACAACTCTATCACGGACATCCCCGAAGGAATTTTCGCTGTGGATTCCTGGGGCAGCAATCTGCAAACTATACTGCTGCGAAATAATAAGATAACCCATCTTCATTTAGGATCCTTCGCAGGACTAGACCAAATTCAGGAGATCAGTTTGAGTTTCAACGACATAACTATACATCATCCTTTGGTCTTTGAGAATGTTTCAAAAACCCTCAAGATTCTGGAGCTCTCGTTCGCCGTCTTTCCGGCCAGAAGCCTGGAGAGTCTGGACCCCCTAGATGCCCTCTTGCCACTTTCCCAGCTTATTTGGCTGGGCCTGGAcaacaataatttaaagcaaGTCTCGAATGAGTCCTTCGCACAGATGAGGGAATTGAGCTATATTAATCTGAGCTTTAACCAGCTAAAGACACTACCCCGCGGACTCTTTCAGTCCGAAGCTCATAGTCATTTGGTGGAAATTGATTTGTCGTACAATGCCTTGGAGCGACTCGATTCGCAAACGTTTAATAGCCTCGGGGATTTGCAGACACTTAATTTGCAATCGAACCGCCTTAGGACCATAGCTCGCCATGCTTTTCACAATTTGGAGTTCCTACGCTACTTGGATTTGTCTTATAATCGCCTGGTCAACATCTCTCATGGCGCCTTTACGGTGCTGCCCAATCTGGCTGCCCTGGATATGATGCACAATCAGCTGTGTTCGCTGTCGTTAAAATCTTTTCTTTATGTATCAAACACCACCACTCCATTACGACTCAATGTTAGTCACAATCACATTGCCAGTTTTTATGACGAGCTGAGCAGCTACATGTATATTTACCAGCTGGACATTAGCCACAACCATGTGACCAAGTCGGATAGCTTTACAAACCTGGCGAACACGTTGCGGTTCCTTAACTTGGCCCACAACCAGCTGGGTTCTCTTCAGAGCCATGCCTTCGGAGACCTGGAGTTTCTTGAGATTCTTAACGTGGCTCACAATAATCTCACCTCACTGAGGCGTCGCAGCTTTCAGGGCTTGAATAGCTTGCAGGAACTGGATCTAAGCCACAACCAATTGGAGCAGTTGCAGGTGGAGCAGTTCTCGAACCTGAGGAAACTGCGAATCCTGCGTATCAATTCAAATCGGTTAAGGGCTCTGCCACGAGAAGTGTTTATGAACACGCGACTGGAGTATCTGGACATAGCGGAGAATCAGTTAAGCGTTTGGCCAGTTCCGGCTTTTACAGATATCGGATTCACTCTCCGCTCCATCCAGATGTCCCACAACAATCTAGAGTACTTGGATGCCTCGATGTTCATCAACTCGCAATTCCTGTACGACATCAGTTTGGCTCGCAACCGCATTACCATTCTGCCGGACAACACGTTCAGTTTTCTGAATAATCTGACCAACCTGGACCTGTCGCAGAATCCTCTGGTGACGACCAACCTGCGGGAGGTGTTTGTCCACACACCGCGCCTGAGGAAACTCAGCATCCACCACATGGGGCTGTATGTCCTGCCGCCGCTGAAGCTTCCCCTCCTCTCTTACCTTGATGTGAGTGGCAACTATCTGCAAGAGCTGTCGCCACTGGGTTCCCTTCGCCATCTCCGTCACGTCAATGTCTCGCACAACAAACTCACAAATGCGAGCTGTGCGGCGGAGCACTTGCCGCAATCAGTTCGCGTATTGGACCTGGCCCACAATCCGCTGCGCAGGATAACGCTGCACGATCTAGCCAGCTTGCGGCACCTGGCCGAACTGAATATCCTGGACGTGAAGGTAACCAATCCGCAAGCATTTTCCAAGCTACGTTCTCTGAGGAAGCTACATGCCAGTTCGCATGCCAATCTGGGTGAGATTGTGGCCAGGATACCGGGTCTGCAGCAGCTGAGGGTGCACTGCCTGGAGCCAAATATCGGCCCACAGCTCTTCGCCAAACTGGCGAATAACACGAAAATCCGGCTCCTCGAGCTTTATGGCAGCAATGTGCAGACCATTGCCCCGGATGTCTTCACCGGGCTATCGCGAAGTCAACGACTGCAGGTGAAGATCTCGCACACCCGCATATCCGACCTCCCGCCGGGTATATTTTATACCCTGCGCGAGGTGCCGCACCTGTCCATCGACATCTCGCACAATCGAATCAACGCCCTGGCCGCCGACAGCTTCTACCCCAACAAGAGTTACTGGGATGCCGTGGGAACGCGGAGCATCATGGGTGGGCTCATCACCTCGCACAATCCGCTGGAATGTGAGTGCGGGCTGGTGTGGTTCGGTCACTGGCTGCGCCGATGGCTGAGGGAATCAGCACAGATAAAGGTCATCCAAAAGGATGACCTCAAGCGCATGGTACAG AGAGCCCGCGCCAACACCTGCCACGAGCCAACATCGGGTCGCCACCTGCCCATCCTGGAGATCTTTCCCGAGGATCTGCTCTGTCAGGCGAGCGCGTTGAGCAGTTCTGGCCAGCGCATATTCCTGTTATCCTTCGCGATGGCCCTTCTGATACCCATTGTGATGACCACCATGACCCTCTGA
- the LOC6529027 gene encoding chaoptin isoform X1 — translation MHLYLVLISCLVNSSHCWQFDGGGGHRRPRNTGRGPPSSSGGRGSAALLGSQQQDILYACPLNSMCQCAGLPNETSTLIEINCNEVALYKFPEFMHSSVRYIEMSNTHLQSVDDETFQGLRLKTLKLIDNELQDISERSFSTMTHSLMTLDISGNKMQHLPLDALQRLHSLSRLVAQRNHITTLDGNWDAQHDTLRSLHLSDNDITEVAPRGGSVEVISQNDNSSQPSSLAAVQTRLESSNSINPPSPSSGDRATGGRPFEQLQKLLWLDLSNNRIYQVAGNYLPRSLVTMDLSSNLLTVFPQQLFEQLPELRIVSLRDNLIRSVQWKELQVRPLRMHLERLDLGQNCIESLESDYFQQNYSDVHLRALNLEQNFVTQLPEAVFKATGIAHLVLAFNAISRVHPSAFEGLTDTLEYLDLERNRLTTVPVALSSLQHLKYLYLTSNQISQLNNLPSFTENLRVLSLSGNNFTMIPVLGLKNYTQLSYLNMGYNSITDIPEGIFAVDSWGSNLQTILLRNNKITHLHLGSFAGLDQIQEISLSFNDITIHHPLVFENVSKTLKILELSFAVFPARSLESLDPLDALLPLSQLIWLGLDNNNLKQVSNESFAQMRELSYINLSFNQLKTLPRGLFQSEAHSHLVEIDLSYNALERLDSQTFNSLGDLQTLNLQSNRLRTIARHAFHNLEFLRYLDLSYNRLVNISHGAFTVLPNLAALDMMHNQLCSLSLKSFLYVSNTTTPLRLNVSHNHIASFYDELSSYMYIYQLDISHNHVTKSDSFTNLANTLRFLNLAHNQLGSLQSHAFGDLEFLEILNVAHNNLTSLRRRSFQGLNSLQELDLSHNQLEQLQVEQFSNLRKLRILRINSNRLRALPREVFMNTRLEYLDIAENQLSVWPVPAFTDIGFTLRSIQMSHNNLEYLDASMFINSQFLYDISLARNRITILPDNTFSFLNNLTNLDLSQNPLVTTNLREVFVHTPRLRKLSIHHMGLYVLPPLKLPLLSYLDVSGNYLQELSPLGSLRHLRHVNVSHNKLTNASCAAEHLPQSVRVLDLAHNPLRRITLHDLASLRHLAELNILDVKVTNPQAFSKLRSLRKLHASSHANLGEIVARIPGLQQLRVHCLEPNIGPQLFAKLANNTKIRLLELYGSNVQTIAPDVFTGLSRSQRLQVKISHTRISDLPPGIFYTLREVPHLSIDISHNRINALAADSFYPNKSYWDAVGTRSIMGGLITSHNPLECECGLVWFGHWLRRWLRESAQIKVIQKDDLKRMVQLPLSIADMRRARANTCHEPTSGRHLPILEIFPEDLLCQASALSSSGQRIFLLSFAMALLIPIVMTTMTL, via the exons ATGCATCTGTATCTGGTGCTGATCTCATGCCTGGTGAACTCCTCGCACTGCTGGCAGTTCGACGGCGGAGGTGGCCACCGCAGGCCAAGGAACACCGGCCGGGGTCCACCGTCCTCGTCCGGAGGCAGGGGATCCGCCGCCCTGTTGGGCTCACAGCAGCAGGACATCCTCTACGCCTGTCCACTCAACTCCATGTGCCAGTGCGCCGGTCTGCCCAACGAGACAAGCACCCTGATTGAGATTAATTGCAACGAGGTGGCCCTGTACAAGTTTCCAG AGTTCATGCACAGTAGTGTGCGCTACATCGAGATGTCCAACACACATCTGCAAAGTGTCGACGATGAGACCTTCCAGGGATTGCGTCTTAAGACACTAAAGCTAATCGACAACGAACTGCAGGATATATCCGAGCGGAGTTTCAG CACGATGACCCACTCGCTCATGACTTTGGATATATCTGGCAACAAGATGCAGCACCTGCCACTGGATGCACTGCAGCGATTGCATTCCCTCTCGCGACTGGTGGCGCAACG CAATCACATCACCACCTTGGATGGCAACTGGGATGCCCAGCATGACACTCTTCGATCTCTACATTTATCCGACAACGATATAACCGAAGTGGCGCCGAGAGGTGGATCAGTGGAAGTAATTTCCCAAAACGACAACAGCTCCCAGCCTTCCAGTTTGGCCGCTGTGCAGACCAGACTAGAATCGAGTAATTCCATTAACCCACCATCTCCGAGTTCTGGTGATCGGGCGACAGGGGGTCGTCCCTTCGAGCAGTTGCAAAAACTACTTTGGCTGGATTTGTCCAACAATCGGATCTACCAAGTGGCCGGGAACTATCTGCCGCGTTCCCTGGTCACCATGGACCTGTCCAGTAATCTGCTTACAGTTTTCCCCCAGCAGCTCTTCGAACAACTGCCGGAGTTGCGAATTGTCAGTTTAAGGGACAACCTTATACGGAGTGTGCAGTGGAAAGAACTTCAGGTGAGGCCACTGCGAATGCACCTGGAACGCCTGGATCTCGGTCAGAACTGCATTGAAAGCCTGGAGTCCGACTATTTCCAGCAGAACTATTCAGATGTTCATCTGAGAGCTTTGAATTTAGAGCAGAACTTTGTCACCCAGCTGCCAGAGGCGGTGTTTAAGGCCACGGGCATAGCCCACCTAGTACTGGCCTTCAATGCGATCAGTCGAGTGCATCCATCGGCCTTTGAGGGTCTCACAGACACTCTGGAGTATCTGGATCTGGAGAGAAACCGACTCACCACCGTGCCTGTGGCCTTATCCTCACTGCAGCACCTAAAGTACCTCTATCTGACCTCCAATCAGATTAGCCAGCTGAACAATCTTCCCTCGTTCACTGAAAATTTACGCGTTCTTAGTCTGAGTGGCAATAATTTCACCATGATCCCTGTTCTCGGCCTGAAAAACTACACACAGCTTTCGTACTTGAACATGGGTTACAACTCTATCACGGACATCCCCGAAGGAATTTTCGCTGTGGATTCCTGGGGCAGCAATCTGCAAACTATACTGCTGCGAAATAATAAGATAACCCATCTTCATTTAGGATCCTTCGCAGGACTAGACCAAATTCAGGAGATCAGTTTGAGTTTCAACGACATAACTATACATCATCCTTTGGTCTTTGAGAATGTTTCAAAAACCCTCAAGATTCTGGAGCTCTCGTTCGCCGTCTTTCCGGCCAGAAGCCTGGAGAGTCTGGACCCCCTAGATGCCCTCTTGCCACTTTCCCAGCTTATTTGGCTGGGCCTGGAcaacaataatttaaagcaaGTCTCGAATGAGTCCTTCGCACAGATGAGGGAATTGAGCTATATTAATCTGAGCTTTAACCAGCTAAAGACACTACCCCGCGGACTCTTTCAGTCCGAAGCTCATAGTCATTTGGTGGAAATTGATTTGTCGTACAATGCCTTGGAGCGACTCGATTCGCAAACGTTTAATAGCCTCGGGGATTTGCAGACACTTAATTTGCAATCGAACCGCCTTAGGACCATAGCTCGCCATGCTTTTCACAATTTGGAGTTCCTACGCTACTTGGATTTGTCTTATAATCGCCTGGTCAACATCTCTCATGGCGCCTTTACGGTGCTGCCCAATCTGGCTGCCCTGGATATGATGCACAATCAGCTGTGTTCGCTGTCGTTAAAATCTTTTCTTTATGTATCAAACACCACCACTCCATTACGACTCAATGTTAGTCACAATCACATTGCCAGTTTTTATGACGAGCTGAGCAGCTACATGTATATTTACCAGCTGGACATTAGCCACAACCATGTGACCAAGTCGGATAGCTTTACAAACCTGGCGAACACGTTGCGGTTCCTTAACTTGGCCCACAACCAGCTGGGTTCTCTTCAGAGCCATGCCTTCGGAGACCTGGAGTTTCTTGAGATTCTTAACGTGGCTCACAATAATCTCACCTCACTGAGGCGTCGCAGCTTTCAGGGCTTGAATAGCTTGCAGGAACTGGATCTAAGCCACAACCAATTGGAGCAGTTGCAGGTGGAGCAGTTCTCGAACCTGAGGAAACTGCGAATCCTGCGTATCAATTCAAATCGGTTAAGGGCTCTGCCACGAGAAGTGTTTATGAACACGCGACTGGAGTATCTGGACATAGCGGAGAATCAGTTAAGCGTTTGGCCAGTTCCGGCTTTTACAGATATCGGATTCACTCTCCGCTCCATCCAGATGTCCCACAACAATCTAGAGTACTTGGATGCCTCGATGTTCATCAACTCGCAATTCCTGTACGACATCAGTTTGGCTCGCAACCGCATTACCATTCTGCCGGACAACACGTTCAGTTTTCTGAATAATCTGACCAACCTGGACCTGTCGCAGAATCCTCTGGTGACGACCAACCTGCGGGAGGTGTTTGTCCACACACCGCGCCTGAGGAAACTCAGCATCCACCACATGGGGCTGTATGTCCTGCCGCCGCTGAAGCTTCCCCTCCTCTCTTACCTTGATGTGAGTGGCAACTATCTGCAAGAGCTGTCGCCACTGGGTTCCCTTCGCCATCTCCGTCACGTCAATGTCTCGCACAACAAACTCACAAATGCGAGCTGTGCGGCGGAGCACTTGCCGCAATCAGTTCGCGTATTGGACCTGGCCCACAATCCGCTGCGCAGGATAACGCTGCACGATCTAGCCAGCTTGCGGCACCTGGCCGAACTGAATATCCTGGACGTGAAGGTAACCAATCCGCAAGCATTTTCCAAGCTACGTTCTCTGAGGAAGCTACATGCCAGTTCGCATGCCAATCTGGGTGAGATTGTGGCCAGGATACCGGGTCTGCAGCAGCTGAGGGTGCACTGCCTGGAGCCAAATATCGGCCCACAGCTCTTCGCCAAACTGGCGAATAACACGAAAATCCGGCTCCTCGAGCTTTATGGCAGCAATGTGCAGACCATTGCCCCGGATGTCTTCACCGGGCTATCGCGAAGTCAACGACTGCAGGTGAAGATCTCGCACACCCGCATATCCGACCTCCCGCCGGGTATATTTTATACCCTGCGCGAGGTGCCGCACCTGTCCATCGACATCTCGCACAATCGAATCAACGCCCTGGCCGCCGACAGCTTCTACCCCAACAAGAGTTACTGGGATGCCGTGGGAACGCGGAGCATCATGGGTGGGCTCATCACCTCGCACAATCCGCTGGAATGTGAGTGCGGGCTGGTGTGGTTCGGTCACTGGCTGCGCCGATGGCTGAGGGAATCAGCACAGATAAAGGTCATCCAAAAGGATGACCTCAAGCGCATGGTACAG TTACCCCTATCGATTGCCGATATGCGC AGAGCCCGCGCCAACACCTGCCACGAGCCAACATCGGGTCGCCACCTGCCCATCCTGGAGATCTTTCCCGAGGATCTGCTCTGTCAGGCGAGCGCGTTGAGCAGTTCTGGCCAGCGCATATTCCTGTTATCCTTCGCGATGGCCCTTCTGATACCCATTGTGATGACCACCATGACCCTCTGA